The nucleotide window CGCTTTTGAACGCGTCAGGCCTATATAATAGTTGCGTGCACCTGTAAGAAATGCCAAGTTTACAGTTTGGCGATGGAAATATTGTTTTCCAATTCAGAATCGCTCAATTTAGGTGATAGATAACTATATTGCCGAGAAGCCGGAAAGCTGGCTAAAATGTCGATGCGCATGAGGCTACTCGCACTTACTATTCTGGTGTCCCTGGTGTCGGTGGGGATTTATTATCGAGTACCGCAGGTGGCGATCTTCGCTGTCACGGCAGCCTTTCATTCCCCGTGGCAGAATGATTTTCTAATTTCACGCGAAGCTGCCGACGGTTGGGCCAGTGTTACCCCTAAGACGGTTATACGAACCACGCACCTCAGCGGAACGGCAGTCACGTACCATCCGGAGTATCACGATTTCCAGGCGTCTCAAGCGCGTCGGGGCCTCGAAGAGGCTGCGGCGCTGGGGGTTGAGTTTGTGAGGGCTGACGTGCGCTGGAGTGCTGTTCTGCCCAAGGAAGGGGGACATCCTTAAATAATTCAATTGATGAGATAGAGACCTTGTGACAGGAGAAAAATATGCCGAGAACCGCTCGCCTTTACGCTCCTGGAATTTTGTATCACATCATCATTCGTGGGATTGAGCGTCGAAACATTTTTCGGGATGTATGTGGGTTAGGAACGTAGTTCCGATGGTTCTGTTATTGCGGGCCCTGAGCACTTCAGCCTCTGCGGTTTAGGAAGGTGGGAGCCTTGTGCTGAGTCGGCGACCACAAAGCATAGGACCATTTCACTTCGGCTTTTTCCAAACTCTCAACGGAACGAGCGGAACCACGTCCCCTCGTCCCAAAATCAGCATTGCCATAGATGAAAACTTCGGTATAGTAATGGTTGGACCGGTAACCCGAATCGGAGATGGACAATTGACAGACGAGATGTTTCAATATGGAATCTAACAAGCCATTGCAACCTGTTGCAGGTGATGCTCTCTCCGTTCGCGCCGCTGATCGCCCTAGCGTTGGCCCGAAATTATATTTTAACTGATAGCTGACCGCTAATTGATCAGCTTAAACCCTTCTTCAAACCCCTTGATATTCGCTTCTTTGAACCGCTCCGGTGAGTTAGCCTCGATCAGCCATTTAACTCCCTCATAATCGAAGAAGGGCATGATTTTGACTAGCGCTCCCAGCATGACTACGTTGGTCATCTGGATGTTGCCCAGTTTTTTGGCCAAGGCGGAGGCCTCGATTACGTAGCCGTTGGGACAGTACTTGCGGGCCGCCAGCAGAATCTCTTCATGGGCTGGATATTCATCAAGCCCCATGTTATTCAATACGGTCTGAATTCTCATGGAATTTAAAAGATACGTACCTGTGGGGTTTAGGAGGCGGAGGTGTCTCAACATCTCAACGCACTCCATGCCAACGAGTAAGTCAGCCTGCCCCCTTGAAATCAATGGAGAATAAATCGCTCCCTCAGCAATGCGGATATGCGAGACAACCGAACCTCCACGCTGCGCCGCCCCGATGGTTTCTGCTCCAAAAACATTCAGCTTTTTATTCATGGCGTATTGAGAGATGACAACGGAGGCGAAGATATTCCCCTGCCCTCCCACGCCGGAAATGACCACATCCATCTTCATGAGATTGCCCCCCTTTTACACACATCAATGCAGAGCGCACAGCCCACGCAAATCATTGGATCGATCGCAACCTTTTTTTTCTGCTTATCGAAAGATATTGCCGGACAGCCAAAGTCATTGATGCAGATCATACACCCGTTACAGCGCTCTGGATCCAACCGCACTTCTCGCGGCTCGAAAACCTTCTGGCCCCGACGGGTAGAAAGCAAGTAACAAGGCATCGAAGACACAATCAACGATGGGCCTTCTTCCTTTACCGCCGCCTCTAGTGCTCTCCGGCATTCCTTGATGTCGTACGGATTCACCACCCGGTAACTGATGCCCATGGATTCTGCGAGCTTGGGCACATTTACCGGTGTCGTCTTCTCTCCAGCCAGGGTCACTCCGGTCCCGGGATGGGGCTGGAATCCGGTCATAGCCGTCACAGTATTTTCTCCCAGGATGACGTTGACGTTGATCTTGTTGTTGGCCGCGTTCATCAGCCCCAGGAGGCCGTTGTGGTAGAAAGTGGAATCGCCGATAAAGGCGAAAACGGGACGATTCACCCCAGAAAGGACCATCCCGCTGGCCATGGGGATGGAAGCGCCCATGCAGTAGATCGTGGATTGAAGTTCCATGGGCCTGAAAGATCCGGCATCATGGCAGCCGATATCGCCCGCTACAATCCCTTTATATTTGCGCACGGTTTGTTTCAAGGCGTTGAGAATTCCTCGGTAATTGCAACCGACGCATTGCGTTCGGGTACGGATGGGGATATGAACATCGATCGTGGGAACCTCCGGTTGGGCGACTTTTACCTTGGGAGCGGCTTTGGAGACGGTCTCCAGAATCATCTGCAGAGTTAATTCTCCATCCGAAGGAACAAACCCGCTTCGCCCTAAAACCTCTACGGCAATCTTCTCTTCCTGAAAGATCTTCTTGAACAGCCCTTCCACAAAGGGTTCGGTTTCTTCAAAGATGACCACCTTTTCCAATCCCTTGACAAACTCTTTTATCTTTCTCCGGGGCAACGGGAGGGTTCCCAATTTTAAAAGGGGGAGTTTGTGGTTCAGGTACTGTTCGGCTTCCTTGATTAGGGTATAGCCCATCCCACAGCCAACCCATCCGACTTTTCCTTCACCCTTTTCGGCCCAGTTGTATGGACTCCCTTCCATAATTTCTTGAAGCAGAGGCTGCTTTTCATTCAACCAGCGGTGGCGGATTTGCGGGCGTTTCACTCCCCCAAACTTAGGCATCTCCACCGCGCTCATGATGAAGCGCTCCCGGTCAGGTTCGTAATGGGCCGCGGGCAAGTCTTGGGGTAGGTCCTCAAACTCAATGATGCCCCGGGCATGGCAGACCCGGGTGACCGGTCGCAGGCAGAAGACCAATTCGGTCTTTTCTGAAAGGTCGAAAGCCTCCTTGATCATCGCCTTGGCTTCTTGAGGCGAGCAGGGGTCAAAGATAGGCAAATGGGCATACTGGTGTACCAAAATACGGGTGTCCTCCTCATTTTGCGAGGAGAGCCCCCCGGGATCATCGGCCGAAATCAAGACCAGTCCACTCCGTATTCCTGTGAAGTTGACGTGCATCAGAAAGTCGGTGACAAAATTCGTTCCGTTGTGTTTCATCACCGGCATGGAACGCACGTGGCAAAGAGAGGCACCGGTGCAAATTTCAAAGGCCACTTTTTCGTTATTGGCCCATTCCACATGCACCCCCGGAATTCCCAGGCATTCATCGACAATTTCGGTGGCTGGAGTACCGGGATATCCGGCAACCACACGGACTCCGGCCTCGAGCGCCCCGCGGGCAATGGCCGCATCCCCCATGACATAACGTTTCTCTCCCATCTTTACATCTCTCCTGATTCAGGTTGAGTTTTTAAAAAGGATAACTTGCTAACAATCATTCCCTTTATTTATTTTTCTCACGCCAATGATGATTTTTATCATGGAGAAAATAGTTAAGCAAGGGAAAATGATGTCCATAAATTGCGGATTGCGGAGTTAAAAATCCGAATTTGATTGCCATAATCGTAGATTGGGAGAGGCCAAAGCCCAGGTGAAGGTTGAAATGGAAGCCATTCCATGCCATATTGATACTTACTTAGAAAAATTTCTACGAGGTTAAACGATGAAAATTGAATTCATTGAGGCCCGAGATCTACCGGACGCCTGGTTCCAGTGCGTGTATCGTATCCTCGACTCCGGGCATGTGTACAAGATCGATAAAGGAAGCTTCGAGGGGCAGCAACGCCGGGAATTTGATTTTGTGGTCGTGCAGGTTCATTATCCCGGGACCCGGCCCCTGATTCCGGACATTCCCCCGGGGCTCGGAATTCCTGCCCCAACAACCATGGAATATGTAAACCAGTATATGCGCTACTGGATCACTGACGAGCGTGAAAAAGAAGAAACTTACACCTATGGGGAACGTTTGACGAACCCAAAAATTAATGGGGTTCCCTTAGGAGTAAATCCCATTGAGGAAGTGGTCAAGATGTATCAAACCGCGGGTTCGGGAACCAACCAGGCTACCATGGAAGTGGGCATGCCTCAGGACATCATCAACTCCGATCCCCCCTGCCTGCGTTTGATCGACACCCGAGTCCGTTATGGCAAACTCCATTTTGTAGTTTATTTCCGCTCCTGGGACCTCTGGGCGGGTTTCCCGGCTAACCTGGCGGGAATGCAACTCCTGAAGGAATACATGGGCCAGCAGATCGGGGTTGAGGACGGGGAGATCATTGCCGTCTCCAAAGGATTGCACCTTTACGAATACACCTGGGACCTGGCCAAAATGCGGACCTATCGTTCCTGATTAAAAAATAATTTTTGCCACAGAGATCACAGAGGTCACAGAGCAAGAAACTATAGATTCAATGACAAAACAGACTACTCACACTATTCTCCCTTAAGCCATAATAATTACTCAACGAATTAAGAGAAAATAGAGATGAAAAAGCTTTAAGGATTTTATTTTAAACTCTGTGCTCTCTGGGTTCTCTGTAACCAATTATAAAATGGAAAGAAAGATCAAGGAAATCTTAGCTTCTCGGGTTAAAAATTGCCTCCCAGATCAGCGGCTGAAGCGCGCGGCAGTTCTTATCCCGCTTTTTACGAAAGACGGTGAGTATCATATTCTTCTCACCAAGCGGACCGACAAAGTAGAACACCACAAAGGTCAGATATCTTTTCCCGGCGGGCGGCAAGATAAAAAAGACAAAGACCTCCTGGCTACCGCTCTGCGCGAGGCCCAAGAAGAGATGGGGATTGCCCCCAGGGACGTAAAGATATTGGGAGAGTTAGACGAATTCTGTACAGTTACAACGGATTTCTGCGTCTCCCCTTTCGTCGCCCTTATCTCCTATCCCTACCCATTCCAAGTGAACCCTCACGAGATCGCTGAAGTGATTGAAGCTCCCCTGTCTGCCTTGCTGAAGGAAGGCCAATTGCGCCAGGAAATGTGGATGAAGGATGGCAAGCCATTTCCGGTTTATTTTTACCAATACCAAAACCATACCATCTGGGGTGCTACAGCCAGGATTTTGAAGCAGCTTTTGGATTTACTGCCGGAGGAAGGAAAAAACCAGAAGGCAGAATTCAGGAGTCAAAATTCAGAAGATTAAAAGAAAAAGCATTATTCTGGATTCTGAATTCTGTATTCTGCCTACTGTTATTAGATCTGGTCGCTGTCTGCGGAGGGTTCTTCAAAGATGAGGGTTTTCTGGATTTCGGCGGCGGCCTTGACTCCTTCTTCGAAGGCCAGTTTATTTAGCTTCTCCGTTCCTGGAGGGATTCGCGACATGACCGCAACTTCCATGGATTTCTGCGAAACGAGCCCGGCACCGGCTGGCATACTGGGAATGAATTGACTCAGCGCCCCCAGGGCCACAATGTTGGCCATCTGTTCCCGCCCGCATTTTTCTTTAGCGATCTGAGTGAAGGGAATTTTAACCACCCGGGGATTAACAACCTGCGTAACCAGTTGAGAATCCACTACCAAAACTCCCTTGGGTTTCAGCTCAGAAGCGGATTCGTCGCAGGCCATTTGGGTCATCGCCAGAAGAAGGTCCAATCCCATGGCTTTGGGATAATCAATCTCACCTTCACTGATCACGATATCGGCACGGCTCGTCCCCCCGCGGGCCGCCGGCCCATAGCTGACTGTCTGCACGACGTACTTCCCTTCATAAATACCTGCAGCTTCAGCCAGAATAATCCCGGCCAGTACCAACCCTTGCCCGCCTGTCCCGCTCAGCCGAATTTCAAATCGATCCAACATAATTACTCTCTTATGTGCTTAAAGTGAGGTAAGATGCCTAAAATTAAAAATTGTTAAATTTATTTTTTTACTCCGAACTTCGAACTCCGCACTTCGAACTGTATTATTGTTTATCTGAAACTTCTCGGCGCTCGCTTTCCTCTTTTTCTTCCTTGGATAACTGTAGCGAAAGGGCTTCCTTGGCCTTCTGCCGGACTTTATTATACTCTTCCAGGTAACTGGGGGCTTCCCGGTCAACCAGGATGCCAATCTCGAATTTTCCTTCCATTTCCTCCGGACTCATCTTTCTGGCCTTCTCCACGGGAACAGCATTATCCCGTTGCCCCTTCATCATCTCGATGTGGTTTCCCAGTTTGTTCAACCGTCCGTAATGAGTGTGGCACTGGCTGATCACCTCTACCACGCTGAAACCATTTTTAAGCAATGCTTTTTCGATGAGCCCATCCAATTGCCGCACATGATAAACAGTTCCTCGGGCGGCAAAGACGGCTCCGGCACAAACGGCCAGTTGGGCGATGTCGAAGGAATGTTCCACCGAACCGTAAACGGCCGTGGTGGCTCGCTGGCCGTAGGGGGTGGTGGGGGAGTACTGGCCGCCGGTCATGCCATAGATATTGTTATTCACAATCACCGCGGTCAGTTCCAAATTCCTGCGGGCCGCATGGATGAAATGGTTGCCGCCGATGGCTGTGGCGTCCCCATCTCCCATGATGACGATGACCTTCAGTTCAGGCTTGGCCAATTTAACTCCCGTGGCAAAGGTCAAAGCCCGGCCATGGGTCGTGTGCAAAGTGTTGAAGTCCACGTAAACTGGGAGCCTTCCCGAACAGCCGATGCCGGATACCAGGACCACTTCGTCCTTCGTATAGCCGATATGATCGATGGCCCGAATTAATGATCCTAATAAGATACCGATCCCGCACCCCCCGCACCAAACGTGAGGAAATTTTTTATCGTGGCGAAGGTACTTATAAATCAGGGGTCGATCTTCGATCATTTCATCTCCTCCTCGATCTTTTCCAAGATCTCCTGAGGGGTAATCATTGTGCCATCGATCTTGTTCACGGTAATTACCTCGGTCATCCCCTGGTTGACCCTTTTCACTTCGCGGGAAATCTGCCCCATGTTCATTTCTGGAACGAGCAGGGTTTTGCCCGCCTGGGTCAGGGGTTCTACGAACCTGCGGGGGAAAGGCCAGAGGGTGATCAACTTTAATAACCCCACTTTCATCCCCCGAGCCCGAGCTTCCACCATGGCTCGGTGAGCGGATCGGGCCGTGCATCCAAAAGCTACGATGACCAGGTCTGCATCTTCAATAAAAAAATTCTCAAACAGCTGGATATCGTTGAAGTGGGTAGAGATTTTGCGGAAGAGGCGGAGTAAGAACGGCTTAATCTCGTCTTGCCGCAGCGTGGGGAATCCCCGAATGTCGTGGACCAATCCAGTAACGTGGTAACGATACCCTTCACCGAAAATACCCATGGGCGGTACGCCGAAACTGGTATCTTCGTAAGGAAGGTACCATTCGGGGGGAACGGAAGGTTTAACCCGGTCGATGACCTCCACTTCGCTGGCATCGGGCAAGACAACTTTTTCTCGCATGTGGGCGACCACTTCATCCATCAAGAGGATTACCGGGGTGCGGTACTTCTCTGAATAATTGAAAGCTTTTATCGTGAGGGAAAAGCATTCCATGACCGAAGTGGGGGAGAGCACGATGATGGGATGATCCCCATGGGTGCCCCAGCGGGCTTGCATCACGTCTCCTTGCGAAGGGTTGGTGGGTAAACCCGTGCTCGGCCCACCCCGCATCACATTCACCACCACGCAAGGCACCTCGGCCATACAGGCAAACCCCAGATTCTCCTGCATGAGCGAAAATCCGGGCCCAGAGGTGGCGGTCATGGATTTCACCCCCGCCAGCGAAGCACCGATTACCGCACCCATACTGGCAATTTCATCCTCCATCTGGATAAAGGTCCCGTCCACCTGGGGGAGCTGGTAGGAGAGGCGTTCGGCAATCTCGGAAGCCGGGGTAATCGGATAACCGGCGAAAAACCGGCATCCCGCCCTCAAGGCCCCTTCGGCACAGGCTTCATTCCCCTGCATAAGCTGCGCCTTGGGTTCAGGTTTTTTCTGATTATTCATTCGCTACTTCCTCAACCTTATCGGTACTTTTCTTTCCTTCCTTTTTTTTGGGCGAACGGACATTGATGGCGAAATCAGGACAGTGCAATTGGCATAACTGGCAGCCGGTACAGCGCTCGGGATCTTCCACATAAGGGGCCCCCGATCCATCCTGGGCCAAGACCCCGGCCGGACAGAAAGCCGCACATATCCCGCACCGCTTGCACCAACTTTTATAAATTTCTATGGAATATTTCCCCTTTTTAGCCATGGATTTATGATCCTTTTGTTTTCTCTAAAACCTGTTTAACCGTCCAGGCCATAACCGCCGGATTTTCAACCACAGTAGCTCCCGCTGCCTGCAGGGCCTCCATTTTCCCTTTTGCTGAACCTCCTCCCCCGGAGATAACCGCTCCGGCGTGCCCCATTCGCCGGCCGGGAGGGGCGTTCTGCCCGGCAATGAAAGCTACAACCGGTTTGGGAAAATGACTGGAACGGATATACTCGGCAGCCTCTTCTTCGGTCTCCCCGCCGATTTCGCCGATCAGCATGACCGCCTCTGTTTGGGCATCTTCTGCAAAAAGCTTTAGGACATCGACGAAAGTCAACCCGATTACCGGATCCCCGCCGATGCCTACGCAGGTGGACTGGCCCAGGTCCAAGCGGGTCAGTTGGTCAACAACCTCATAGGTTAACGTCCCACTGCGGGAGATCACCCCGATGGTTCCAGGTTTATGTATGTATCCCGGAATGATGCCGATCTTACATTTACCGGGGGTGGTTATTCCCGGACAATTAGGACCGAGCAGGCGGCTCTTTTTCCCTGCAAGGTATCCTTTGGCCATCACCATATCCAGGACAGGAATCCCTTCCGTAATACAGACGATGAGTTCCAGTCCTGCATCCGCCGCCTCCATGATGGCATCGGCCGCATAAGGAGGGGGTACGAAAAGAACCGAAGCGTTCGCCCCTTTTTCCCGGACCGCTTCGGCCACAGTATTAAAAATGGGTAGGTCATCCATCTTTCCCCCACCCTTGCCAGGCGTCACTCCGCCGACCATCTTTGTCCCATAGGCCACTGCCTGACGGGTGTGAAACATCCCCTGTTTCCCGGTAATCCCCTGGCAGATTACCTTTGTATTTTCATCCACCAAGATACTCATGAAAATTTTTCCTTTTTTTGAACAAAAACTTGCTTTTATATTATTAATTTGGCTCTCTTTCGTCAAGAGAAAAAGGTTTGCCGCTCAACCCCCAAGGGCTTAGAAAAATCTTGACTCCATCTCTCTTTCTAAGCCATATTATTTTTAGCTGCGCAAGGCAGGTTTTGGTCCTTGCCGAAAAAAGGTGAAGGGAGATAACAGCTTGTCAGTTAAAGAAAAGAGAAAAAAGCCCGCGAGTATTCATATTAACCAAAAATGGTGCAAAGGATGCTACATCTGCCTCGAAGCCTGCCCCAAGAAAGTTTTCGAGAAATCTCCGGAAGTCGCGGGGAAAGGGTTTAACCCCGTGGTCGCCGCCCATCCCGAGCAATGCACCCATTGTTGGCAATGTGAGATGCTTTGCCCGGATTTAGCCATTCACATGGCCAAGGAAAGTTGAGGGTCCCCCATGCAACTGAAAAAAGTTAAAAGTTTCCTTAAACCCGGCTGGTACTTCATGCAAGGGGATGAAGCTTGCGCCGAAGGAGCGATCGCTGTCGGTTGTCGTTATTATGCCGGCTATCCCATTACTCCGGCCAGCGAAATCATGATCCGCATGGTCCATCGCCTTCCCGAGGTGGAAGGAGTATTCATCCAAATGGAAGACGAAATCGCCTCAATCTCTTCGGTCATCGGAGCTTCTTGGGCCGGAGCCAAGGCCATGACTGCCACCTCCGGTCCGGGTATCAGCCTGATGATCGAAGCCATCGGCTATGCCACAATCACCGAGACCCCTTGCGTGATCGTGGATGTCCAGCGTGCCGGTCCGAGCACGGGGCAAGCTACCCGCCCCGCGCAAGGGGATATCATGCAGGTTAAGTGGGGCCCCCATGGGGATAATGAAATCATCGCTCTATCTCCTTGGTCCGTACAGGAAATGTATGACCTGACCATCAAAGCTTTCAACCTTGCCGAGCGTTTCCGCGTCCCAACTTTCATCCTTGCCGACGAAGCCGTAGGCCACCTGCGGGAGACGCTGGTG belongs to Deltaproteobacteria bacterium and includes:
- a CDS encoding thiamine pyrophosphate-dependent enzyme yields the protein MGEKRYVMGDAAIARGALEAGVRVVAGYPGTPATEIVDECLGIPGVHVEWANNEKVAFEICTGASLCHVRSMPVMKHNGTNFVTDFLMHVNFTGIRSGLVLISADDPGGLSSQNEEDTRILVHQYAHLPIFDPCSPQEAKAMIKEAFDLSEKTELVFCLRPVTRVCHARGIIEFEDLPQDLPAAHYEPDRERFIMSAVEMPKFGGVKRPQIRHRWLNEKQPLLQEIMEGSPYNWAEKGEGKVGWVGCGMGYTLIKEAEQYLNHKLPLLKLGTLPLPRRKIKEFVKGLEKVVIFEETEPFVEGLFKKIFQEEKIAVEVLGRSGFVPSDGELTLQMILETVSKAAPKVKVAQPEVPTIDVHIPIRTRTQCVGCNYRGILNALKQTVRKYKGIVAGDIGCHDAGSFRPMELQSTIYCMGASIPMASGMVLSGVNRPVFAFIGDSTFYHNGLLGLMNAANNKINVNVILGENTVTAMTGFQPHPGTGVTLAGEKTTPVNVPKLAESMGISYRVVNPYDIKECRRALEAAVKEEGPSLIVSSMPCYLLSTRRGQKVFEPREVRLDPERCNGCMICINDFGCPAISFDKQKKKVAIDPMICVGCALCIDVCKRGAIS
- a CDS encoding 2-oxoacid:ferredoxin oxidoreductase subunit beta; this encodes MIEDRPLIYKYLRHDKKFPHVWCGGCGIGILLGSLIRAIDHIGYTKDEVVLVSGIGCSGRLPVYVDFNTLHTTHGRALTFATGVKLAKPELKVIVIMGDGDATAIGGNHFIHAARRNLELTAVIVNNNIYGMTGGQYSPTTPYGQRATTAVYGSVEHSFDIAQLAVCAGAVFAARGTVYHVRQLDGLIEKALLKNGFSVVEVISQCHTHYGRLNKLGNHIEMMKGQRDNAVPVEKARKMSPEEMEGKFEIGILVDREAPSYLEEYNKVRQKAKEALSLQLSKEEKEESERREVSDKQ
- a CDS encoding 2-oxoacid:acceptor oxidoreductase family protein is translated as MLDRFEIRLSGTGGQGLVLAGIILAEAAGIYEGKYVVQTVSYGPAARGGTSRADIVISEGEIDYPKAMGLDLLLAMTQMACDESASELKPKGVLVVDSQLVTQVVNPRVVKIPFTQIAKEKCGREQMANIVALGALSQFIPSMPAGAGLVSQKSMEVAVMSRIPPGTEKLNKLAFEEGVKAAAEIQKTLIFEEPSADSDQI
- the sucD gene encoding succinate--CoA ligase subunit alpha, with product MSILVDENTKVICQGITGKQGMFHTRQAVAYGTKMVGGVTPGKGGGKMDDLPIFNTVAEAVREKGANASVLFVPPPYAADAIMEAADAGLELIVCITEGIPVLDMVMAKGYLAGKKSRLLGPNCPGITTPGKCKIGIIPGYIHKPGTIGVISRSGTLTYEVVDQLTRLDLGQSTCVGIGGDPVIGLTFVDVLKLFAEDAQTEAVMLIGEIGGETEEEAAEYIRSSHFPKPVVAFIAGQNAPPGRRMGHAGAVISGGGGSAKGKMEALQAAGATVVENPAVMAWTVKQVLEKTKGS
- a CDS encoding 2-oxoacid:acceptor oxidoreductase subunit alpha, with translation MQLKKVKSFLKPGWYFMQGDEACAEGAIAVGCRYYAGYPITPASEIMIRMVHRLPEVEGVFIQMEDEIASISSVIGASWAGAKAMTATSGPGISLMIEAIGYATITETPCVIVDVQRAGPSTGQATRPAQGDIMQVKWGPHGDNEIIALSPWSVQEMYDLTIKAFNLAERFRVPTFILADEAVGHLRETLVVKEEVEVYDRYKAPGLPPFGTEEPNGVPPMPSFGEGANLLVTGSTHDSWGFRKTADSAVQARLTERLVRKVKDFKWEVVETETHFLDDAAVGVVAYGFTARAAFRAVKTLRSQGIKAGLLRLVSIWPFAEEAIAELGRQCGIIFVPEMNRGQVAGELKKYTSTPVIPLPKTNGEVIEPGEIVEGIRRNMA
- a CDS encoding 4Fe-4S binding protein translates to MSVKEKRKKPASIHINQKWCKGCYICLEACPKKVFEKSPEVAGKGFNPVVAAHPEQCTHCWQCEMLCPDLAIHMAKES
- a CDS encoding CoA pyrophosphatase; translation: MERKIKEILASRVKNCLPDQRLKRAAVLIPLFTKDGEYHILLTKRTDKVEHHKGQISFPGGRQDKKDKDLLATALREAQEEMGIAPRDVKILGELDEFCTVTTDFCVSPFVALISYPYPFQVNPHEIAEVIEAPLSALLKEGQLRQEMWMKDGKPFPVYFYQYQNHTIWGATARILKQLLDLLPEEGKNQKAEFRSQNSED
- a CDS encoding indolepyruvate oxidoreductase subunit beta, whose protein sequence is MKMDVVISGVGGQGNIFASVVISQYAMNKKLNVFGAETIGAAQRGGSVVSHIRIAEGAIYSPLISRGQADLLVGMECVEMLRHLRLLNPTGTYLLNSMRIQTVLNNMGLDEYPAHEEILLAARKYCPNGYVIEASALAKKLGNIQMTNVVMLGALVKIMPFFDYEGVKWLIEANSPERFKEANIKGFEEGFKLIN
- a CDS encoding 2-oxoacid:acceptor oxidoreductase subunit alpha, encoding MNNQKKPEPKAQLMQGNEACAEGALRAGCRFFAGYPITPASEIAERLSYQLPQVDGTFIQMEDEIASMGAVIGASLAGVKSMTATSGPGFSLMQENLGFACMAEVPCVVVNVMRGGPSTGLPTNPSQGDVMQARWGTHGDHPIIVLSPTSVMECFSLTIKAFNYSEKYRTPVILLMDEVVAHMREKVVLPDASEVEVIDRVKPSVPPEWYLPYEDTSFGVPPMGIFGEGYRYHVTGLVHDIRGFPTLRQDEIKPFLLRLFRKISTHFNDIQLFENFFIEDADLVIVAFGCTARSAHRAMVEARARGMKVGLLKLITLWPFPRRFVEPLTQAGKTLLVPEMNMGQISREVKRVNQGMTEVITVNKIDGTMITPQEILEKIEEEMK
- a CDS encoding 4Fe-4S binding protein translates to MAKKGKYSIEIYKSWCKRCGICAAFCPAGVLAQDGSGAPYVEDPERCTGCQLCQLHCPDFAINVRSPKKKEGKKSTDKVEEVANE
- a CDS encoding thymidylate synthase; translated protein: MKIEFIEARDLPDAWFQCVYRILDSGHVYKIDKGSFEGQQRREFDFVVVQVHYPGTRPLIPDIPPGLGIPAPTTMEYVNQYMRYWITDEREKEETYTYGERLTNPKINGVPLGVNPIEEVVKMYQTAGSGTNQATMEVGMPQDIINSDPPCLRLIDTRVRYGKLHFVVYFRSWDLWAGFPANLAGMQLLKEYMGQQIGVEDGEIIAVSKGLHLYEYTWDLAKMRTYRS